The region CGTACTGCACGGCGGTCGCGCCCGCGCATCCGTACCCCTCCAACGACATCCCGAGCGCCCCGATCCCGCCGAGCTCGCGCGCCAGCTCCCGGATCCCGGGCAGCTCGCCCTTCTCGTACCACTCGGCGACATACGGCAGGACGCGGTCCGCGGCCCATGTCCGTACGGTGTCCCGGATCGCCAGGTCCTCCGGGTCCAGGAGGTCGTCGAGGCCGAGGGGGTCGGTGGGGTCGAAGGGCGGGAGCTTCGAGGACGCGGACATGGGGGCAGCCTCCGGCACGCTAAAACTAGCACCGCTAGTTACGGTCTCGCCCCGACGGTACGACCCAGCGTCCCGCACGTCCAGTACCTCCCCCACCCACGCACCACCCGTTTCCAGTACGCCGACAAGCGTGGGTCCCCCGCGGGGATGAAGCGCCGTCGGCGGTGGCGCGTGGGCGCTCTCCGAGCGGACCGGCAGCCGCCGACGACGGGCAGCCCCCACGGGAGACCCGCACGTGTCGACAGGGTGGAAACGGGTGGTGCGTGGGCGGGAGAACCCTCGGCTACGCCGAGACGCGGGACTCCGCAACCCCCCGAGGCGCCGGAATCTCCGCCGAGCCCGCCGCAGACACCCCGCACTCCATGACCCGAGGCAACCGCAACGCCATCCCCGCCCCCAGCAACAACAACCCCGCACTGACGAGCAACGTCACATGCAGCCCGTGCACAAAGGAGTCCCGAGCCGCATGACGCAGGGCCGCCCCCCGCACCCCGCCGAGCCGCGCAGCGACGTCGTACGCCTCTCCCAACGAGTGCCCCGCCGCAGCGGAGTCCCCCGGCGAGACCCCCGGTACGGACGACAGTCCGGGCGCGTACGCCGCGTTCATCACACTCCCCAGAAGCGCGATCCCGATCCCCGCCCCCAGCTGGTACGAGGTCTCGCCGATCGCCGCCGCCCCACCCGCCTGCGCCGGCGGCGCCTCGCTCAGCATCGACTCGTACGCCCCGAAGAGCGTCGTCTCCAGCCCGAACCCGAGCAGCACGAACCCGAACAGCAGCAGCCCGGTGTTGTCGTCCCCGCCCATCGCGGTGAGCGTGACCACTGCCACCGCCGTGAGACAGAACCCGAAACAGACCATCGCGCGCGGCCCGAACCGCCGCAGCAGCCGCGCCCCCGCGAGCCCCGCGGCCATCGCCGCGAAGGTGAGCGGCAGCAGCCGCAGCCCGGTCTGCAGGGGCGAGAGTCCGAGGACCAGTTGCAGGTACTGCGCGGCGATCAGCTCGAGCCCGACCAGCGCGAGCATGGCGAGGACGATGCAGCACACGGACGTACTGAACGCGGGCCGCGAGAACATCCGCAGGTCCACCAGCGGATGCGTACGCCGTCGCTGGCGCCGTACGAAGGCGAACATCAGCGCGCCGCCCACGAACAGCGGCGCCAGCGTGAACGGGCCGAACGGCGCTTCACCGCCGCCGAGCCGCTTGACCCCGAGCACGAGCCCGAAGAGCCCGGCGGCGGCCGTCAGGGCCCCCACCACGTCCCAGGGACCGTCGCGGTCGCCGTAGGACTCGGGCAGCAGCAGCCGTCCGATCGGCAGGCTGATCAGCATCAGCGGGATGTTGACGAGGAAGACCGATCCCCACCAGAAGTGTTCGAGGAGGAACCCGCCGAGCAGCGGCCCGACCGCCGCGCCCACCGCGGCGACCGCGCTCCAGATGCCGATCGCGAGAGCCCGCTCCCGCCGGTCGGGAAAGACCTGGCGCAGGATGGACAGGGTCGCGGGCATGATCATCGCGCCGCCGACGCCGAGCAGGGCGCGCGCGCCGATGAGGACCTGGGCGCTGTCGGCGAGCGCGGCGATCCCGGAGGCGATGCCGAAGAGTCCGTATCCGAGGAGGAGCACACGTCTGCGGCCCACCCGGTCACCCAGCGTGCCGAAGAGGATCAGCAGCGCGGCGCAGACGAGCGGATAGACGTCGACGATCCAGAGCAGTTCTATCGCGCCGGGCTTGAGGTCCTCGGTGACGGCGGGCACGGCGACGTGCAGCACGGTGGCATCGAGGGCCACGAGGAGCAGGCTGACGCACAGCACCACGAGGACGACCCAGCGGTTGGCACCGGCCCCGGCCTCCCGACGGCGACACTCTGCGGCCGTGGTCGTCCCGGACATGTACGTACCTCCCAGATGTTCCCTCGCGTTCGGCGATCCGCTGGGTGGGGACTCCCTGCGGCTGCGGTCCGGGAGGAGCGGGGTCCCGGACGCACGCATCAAAGGCGAGTGAGCGGCCAGCGTACGCGAGTTCCTGTCGCATACACGTGGCGGACCTCTCACGTTCTCCTTGCCGAGCGTGTGGCGTACGCCACGCTCCCCCTGGTGCACCACGCCCCGCACGGCCGCCCGGTTCCGCCCGCCGTCGATAATCGAGCCCGTGACCGATCTTGAGACGCCCCTCGCGACGCCGCCCGGCGCGAGCGCGCCACGCCGGGCCGCGCCCGCCCTCCTCGGGTACGCCGCGGTACGGGCCCTGGGCGTCCTCACGCTCGCGCTGTGGAGCGCGGCGAACGGCAAGAGCGCCCACACACTGCTGACGGCCCGCTGGGACGCGCTCTGGTACACCCGCGTCGCCGATCTCGGCTACGGCTACGAGGTGCGGCTGCCCAACGGTGACGTGCACTCGAACCTCGCGTTCTTCCCGCTGCTGCCCTGGCTGGAGCGGCTCGTCTCGGCGCTTTCCCCTCTGTCGTACGCGGATGCCGGGCTGCTGGTCAGCACGCTGGCCTCGCTCGCCGCGGCCTGGGGGATCTTCGCCGTCGCGGACCACGTGTACGGCCCCCGCGTGGGCGTCTGCGCGGTGCTGGTCTGGGCGGTGCTGCCGGTCGGCATCGTGCAGTCGATGGCGTACAGCGAGTCCCTGTTCACGGCGCTCGCCGCCTGGTCGCTCTACGCGGTGCTGACCGGCCGCTGGGTGACGGCCGGTCTGCTCGCCGCCTTCGCCGGGCTGACCCGCCCGGTGGGGGCCGCGGTGGTCGCGGCCCTGTGGGTGGCGGCCATCACCTCGTTCGTGCGGGATCGGAGCGCGCATCCCGCGCACGGCGCGCCCGTGCTCCGACGCGCCCTCGGCATGCTCCTCGCGCCGCTCGGCGCCGCCGGATATGTGCTCTGGGTCGGCCACCGCACGGGCAAGGGGCCGCTCGGCTATCTCGACGTCCAGGCGGGCTGGCGCAACGGATTCGACGGCGGGTACGCGTTCGCCCGCTTCGTGGGCGACAAGTTCACGTCATTCCCGTCCGCTCCGGCCGGCGTCGGACTGATCGTCGGAGTCGCACTGATCGTCTGGCTGTACGTGACGTGTGTACGACAACGCCAGCCGCCGGCGCTGCTGGTGTACGCGGGGATCGTCGTCGCGCTCGCCCTGTGCGCGTCGAGTTACTTCGGCTCGAAACCGCGCCTCCTGCTGCCCGCTTTCCCCCTCTTGCTCCCCCTCGCGCTGGCCCTGGCGCGACTGCGTACGTCCAGGTCAGCACTGATCCTCGGTGGCGTGGCGATGGCCTCCGCGCTCTACGGAGCGTTCTGGCTGAACGGCTCCGGTCCGCCATGATCCACCCGTTGACGCTCGGTGAGCGGCTGGAGAATTCCACCCCAGGATTCGGTGAACGAATTCAAAAGTGACATAAAACAGAAGCCCAAGCCGATCAATGGAATTGAAGGATCGGGGCGCCGATGATTAGAGAATCATTGGAATTAAACATCGCCCTGAGAGGAATCCCACATCACATCGTCATCACAAAGCGAGTGATTCGGCCTGGAACGCAGCTCACTCGCTGTAACGTCGATTGAGTGCGTACCGAACGAAACCTCACCCGTCTGGACCGGGTCTTCGCCCGGTTGGACCGTGAGCCGGAACGGCCGGCGAACATCGATGTGCCGAAGATGAGCAGGCACAGGGTTGTGCTCCTCGGAGCCACCCTGGCCTTCTACGTGGCCATCGTGTGGGCCGTTGCGATCACATCGTGGCTGGTCCGGTTCGACTGGCAGGTCATGTTCTTCCGGCCCTATCAGCAGTGGCCGGAGATCCACGCGTTCCTCGACTACTACGTGGTGCTGGGCCAGCGCGGCCCCACCGCCGTGATGGTCGCCGCATGGCTCGGCTGGCGCTCCTGGCGGCAGCACACCCTGCGCCCGATGCTCACGCTGGGCGCCTCGCTGCTGCTGCTCAACATCACGGTCGGCGCCGCGAAGCTCGGCATGGGCCGCCTCGGCCCGCACTACGCCATCACGATCGGCTCGAACGAGATGGGTCTCGGCGGCGATATATTCCCTTCGGGCCACACCGCGAACGCCGTCGTGACCTGGGGAATCCTGGCCTATCTGGCCTCCACCCCGCGGGCGAGGCGCTGGCTGTCGGCGCTGTCCGCCGTGACCTCGCTCGGCGTCGGCCTCACCACCGTCTACCTCGGTACGCACTGGCTGAGCGATGTGCTGCTGGGCTGGGCCGCCGGTCTGCTGATCCTGCTGGCGCTGCCGTGGTGCGAGCCGCTGATCGCCCGCGCCGAGACCGGTCTGTTCACCCTGCGCGACGCCTGGCGCGCCCGCCGCGGCCGTGCGGTGCCCGCCCCGGCCGAGGCTCCGGTCGGCTCCCCGGTCGGTGTGCCCGTGCTGGTCAAGCAGTCGGTCCCGGTGAACGAGGAGGCTCCGGTACGCGGGGCGGTGCCCTCCGCCCGCCCGCCCCGGGCGCCGGTCTACCTGGCGCCCGGACCCCACACGACCCGCTCGGAGCGCACCCCGGTCACCCCGGTCGGCAGCCGCCGTCCACCGCACCCGGACCGCGTGGCGCGCGCCACCACGACATCGTCCGCCCGGCCGCTGACAGGCGGCTGAGGCACAACGGACCGATCATGGAGAACAGCGGGGCCGGTACGCACAACCTCCCCGCACAGCGAAGGCCCCCGGCTCGTGAGCCGGGGGCCTTCGCGCATTACGTGGCCTCAGCCCTTCCAGCAGCGGGTCACCCGGCCGTCGGTGACCTCGAAGTTCAGCCGCCCCGTGCGGTACTCCATGGTGATGATCGCGCCGGGCGGCAGCGAGCGCACCGTGGACCAGCCGTGCTCCCGGGCGCGGTGCTCGGCGCTCCTCGCCTCCAGGCCGACATAGGCCTGCGGACTGTCCTGGGGCTCTGCGGGCGGGGTGGGAATGGGTGCCATGACCGCCACGTTAGGCGGCCGACCGCGGCGGGGGAAGTCCGGGCCCAAGACCCTGCGTCACCCATGCCCCTCCGGTCGCGCTTCTGTCACAGGATCGCTACACGCGTTTCGGCCGAACTCCGTCACACGTACGAGGGGTTCCGCACGTGTCCCGCACCCCTTCGAACGTAATTCGGGACTACCTTGACGCCGTCCCGAATAACCCAATGGAAAGTGCGGAGTCCCCCGTCGAGATCCCGTGGGGGAAGTCTTCCATTCCGATTCCGGGGCATGTCGCGGAAGCTGACACCGCATAGGAAATGCACGGTTCCAGCACAGAACCCCCGCACATCTTCTGTCGGGGCGCGGAGCGATGCGAGCACCACGGCGTGAGCTTCAGGCAGGCCCACGGCGCGACGGCGAAGGGGCGAGCAATGGGCACGGAGACCGCGCAGGCGACGGCGCCACCCGTATACAGGAGGCAGCGACCGGGGCGGCTCGCCGTGGACTGGCTCACCACGACGGACCACAAGAAGATCGGCCACCTCTACCTGATCACGTCTTTCGCCTTCTTTCTCATCGGCGGTCTGATGGCGTTGGTGATGCGCGCCGAACTCGCCCGGCCCGGTCTGCAGATCGTGGACAACAACCAGTTCAACCAGCTGTTCACCCTGCACGGCACGATCATGCTGCTGCTGTTCGCCACCCCGACCTTCGCCGGGTTCGCCAACGAGATCATGCCGCTGCAGATCGGCTCCCCGGACGTCGCCTTCCCCCGCCTGAACATGCTGTCGTACTGGTTCTTCCTCTTCGGCGGCCTGATCGTCCTCGGCTCGCTCATGGTGCCCGACGGACCCGCCTCCTTCGGCTGGTTCGCCTATGCCCCGCTCAACAGCCTGGAGCGCTCGCCGAACATCGGCGCCGACATGTGGATCATGGGCCTGGCGCTGACGGGCTTCGGCACGATCCTCGGCGCGGTGAACTTCATCACGACCATCGTCGGGATGCGGGCCCCCGGCATGACGATGTTCCGGCTGCCGATCTTCACCTGGAACATCCTTTTCACCTCGATCCTCGTCCTCTTCGCGTTCCCGGTGCTCGCGGCGGCGCTGCTGGTCCTGGAGGCGGACCGGCGCTTCGGGTCGGTGGTGTTCGAGGCGGCCAACGGCGGCGCGCTGCTGTGGCAGCACCTGTTCTGGTTCTTCGGGCATCCCGAGGTCTACATCATCGCGTTGCCGTTCTTCGGGATCATCACGGAGATCCTGCCGGTCTTCAGCAGGAAGCCGGTCTTCGGTTATCTGACGCTGGTCGCCGCGACGATGGCCATCACCGGTCTGTCGATCGTGGTGTGGGCGCACCACATGTTCGCGACGGGCGCGGTGCTGCTGCCGTTCTTCTCTTTCATGTCGTTCTTGATCGCGGTGCCCACGGGGGTGAAGTTCTTCAACTGGAGCGGGACGATGATCAATGGTTCGCTCTCCTTCGAGACGCCCATGCTGTGGGCCATCGGTTTCCTGGTGTCGTTCCTGTTCGGCGGTCTGACCGGAGTGATCCTGGCCTCGCCGCCGATGGACTTCGAGGTCACCGACTCGTACTTCGTGGTCGCGCACTTCCACTACGTCGTCTTCGGCACCGTCGTCTTCGCGACTTTCGGTGGTTTCTACTTCTGGTGGCCCAAGTTCACCGGCAAGATGCTCGACGAACGACTCGGCAAGATCCATTTCTGGACGCTCTTCGTCGGCTTCCACACGACGTTCCTGGTGCAGCACTGGCTGGGTGCCGAGGGCATGCCGCGCCGGTACGCGGACTATCTGGCCGCCGACGGCTTCACGGCGCTCAACACCGTCTCGACGATCGGCGCGTTCCTGCTGGGCATGTCGACGCTGCCGTTCCTCTACAACGTCTGGAAGACGTCCAAGTACGGCACGAAGGTCGAGATGGACGACCCCTGGGGCTTCGGCCGCTCCCTGGAGTGGGCGACCTCGTGTCCGCCGCCCCGGCACAACTTCGTCACGCTGCCCCGGATCCGTTCCGAGAGCCCGGCGTTCGACCTGCACCATCCCCAGTACGGGGCGAACGGTCAGGAAACCGCTCCAGCGCCCGGGACAGCCGGTCCCGGGACGTCCTGATCGCCTCGGTGAGTTCGGCCGGCTCCAGGACCTCGAACTCGAAGCCTGTCAGCATCACGTGAATCACCATCACGTCGAGGCTCGCGGCGCCGGTGCGCAGGACGCAGCTGTCCTCCCCGGAGGCTTCCAGCGTCCCCGCCGAGGGGGAGATCCGCTCGGCGGCCTCTTCGAGGGGCACGAAGAGCCGGACGACCGCCTGCGAGGCGTAGGCGCGTGTGGAGACCCCTTGGGAGACGTAGGCCGCCAGATCCTCGGCCGGTGGCGTGCGGGGGGTGAAGCGGGGTCCGTGCGGCGGCCTGGGGGTGATGCGGTCGGCCCGGAACGTGCGCCAGTCGTCGCGGTCGACGTCCCAGGCGACCAGGTACCAGCGGCGTTCGGTGCACACCAGGCGGTGCGGTTCGACGGTCCGGCGGGTCGGGGAGCCGCCGTGGTCGCGGTACTCGAAGCGCAGCCGCTCACCGTCGCGGCAGGCGTGGGCGAGTTCCGTGAGCACGCCCGGGTCCACGGCG is a window of Streptomyces sp. NBC_00271 DNA encoding:
- a CDS encoding MFS transporter: MSGTTTAAECRRREAGAGANRWVVLVVLCVSLLLVALDATVLHVAVPAVTEDLKPGAIELLWIVDVYPLVCAALLILFGTLGDRVGRRRVLLLGYGLFGIASGIAALADSAQVLIGARALLGVGGAMIMPATLSILRQVFPDRRERALAIGIWSAVAAVGAAVGPLLGGFLLEHFWWGSVFLVNIPLMLISLPIGRLLLPESYGDRDGPWDVVGALTAAAGLFGLVLGVKRLGGGEAPFGPFTLAPLFVGGALMFAFVRRQRRRTHPLVDLRMFSRPAFSTSVCCIVLAMLALVGLELIAAQYLQLVLGLSPLQTGLRLLPLTFAAMAAGLAGARLLRRFGPRAMVCFGFCLTAVAVVTLTAMGGDDNTGLLLFGFVLLGFGLETTLFGAYESMLSEAPPAQAGGAAAIGETSYQLGAGIGIALLGSVMNAAYAPGLSSVPGVSPGDSAAAGHSLGEAYDVAARLGGVRGAALRHAARDSFVHGLHVTLLVSAGLLLLGAGMALRLPRVMECGVSAAGSAEIPAPRGVAESRVSA
- a CDS encoding glycosyltransferase family 39 protein; protein product: MTDLETPLATPPGASAPRRAAPALLGYAAVRALGVLTLALWSAANGKSAHTLLTARWDALWYTRVADLGYGYEVRLPNGDVHSNLAFFPLLPWLERLVSALSPLSYADAGLLVSTLASLAAAWGIFAVADHVYGPRVGVCAVLVWAVLPVGIVQSMAYSESLFTALAAWSLYAVLTGRWVTAGLLAAFAGLTRPVGAAVVAALWVAAITSFVRDRSAHPAHGAPVLRRALGMLLAPLGAAGYVLWVGHRTGKGPLGYLDVQAGWRNGFDGGYAFARFVGDKFTSFPSAPAGVGLIVGVALIVWLYVTCVRQRQPPALLVYAGIVVALALCASSYFGSKPRLLLPAFPLLLPLALALARLRTSRSALILGGVAMASALYGAFWLNGSGPP
- a CDS encoding phosphatase PAP2 family protein, with translation MRTERNLTRLDRVFARLDREPERPANIDVPKMSRHRVVLLGATLAFYVAIVWAVAITSWLVRFDWQVMFFRPYQQWPEIHAFLDYYVVLGQRGPTAVMVAAWLGWRSWRQHTLRPMLTLGASLLLLNITVGAAKLGMGRLGPHYAITIGSNEMGLGGDIFPSGHTANAVVTWGILAYLASTPRARRWLSALSAVTSLGVGLTTVYLGTHWLSDVLLGWAAGLLILLALPWCEPLIARAETGLFTLRDAWRARRGRAVPAPAEAPVGSPVGVPVLVKQSVPVNEEAPVRGAVPSARPPRAPVYLAPGPHTTRSERTPVTPVGSRRPPHPDRVARATTTSSARPLTGG
- a CDS encoding I78 family peptidase inhibitor, which codes for MAPIPTPPAEPQDSPQAYVGLEARSAEHRAREHGWSTVRSLPPGAIITMEYRTGRLNFEVTDGRVTRCWKG
- the ctaD gene encoding aa3-type cytochrome oxidase subunit I gives rise to the protein MGTETAQATAPPVYRRQRPGRLAVDWLTTTDHKKIGHLYLITSFAFFLIGGLMALVMRAELARPGLQIVDNNQFNQLFTLHGTIMLLLFATPTFAGFANEIMPLQIGSPDVAFPRLNMLSYWFFLFGGLIVLGSLMVPDGPASFGWFAYAPLNSLERSPNIGADMWIMGLALTGFGTILGAVNFITTIVGMRAPGMTMFRLPIFTWNILFTSILVLFAFPVLAAALLVLEADRRFGSVVFEAANGGALLWQHLFWFFGHPEVYIIALPFFGIITEILPVFSRKPVFGYLTLVAATMAITGLSIVVWAHHMFATGAVLLPFFSFMSFLIAVPTGVKFFNWSGTMINGSLSFETPMLWAIGFLVSFLFGGLTGVILASPPMDFEVTDSYFVVAHFHYVVFGTVVFATFGGFYFWWPKFTGKMLDERLGKIHFWTLFVGFHTTFLVQHWLGAEGMPRRYADYLAADGFTALNTVSTIGAFLLGMSTLPFLYNVWKTSKYGTKVEMDDPWGFGRSLEWATSCPPPRHNFVTLPRIRSESPAFDLHHPQYGANGQETAPAPGTAGPGTS
- a CDS encoding helix-turn-helix transcriptional regulator — encoded protein: MLETSARLLRLLSLLQAHREWSGADLADRLGVTPRTIRRDVDRLRELGYPVNASPGTGGGYQLGAGAELPPLLLDDDEAVAVAVGLRTAAGQGIEGIGETSVRALAKLEQVLPSRLRRRVSALNAFTVPMLRGPQPSAVDPGVLTELAHACRDGERLRFEYRDHGGSPTRRTVEPHRLVCTERRWYLVAWDVDRDDWRTFRADRITPRPPHGPRFTPRTPPAEDLAAYVSQGVSTRAYASQAVVRLFVPLEEAAERISPSAGTLEASGEDSCVLRTGAASLDVMVIHVMLTGFEFEVLEPAELTEAIRTSRDRLSRALERFPDRSPRTGDGAGRTPGSRNGSGAA